A DNA window from Amphiprion ocellaris isolate individual 3 ecotype Okinawa chromosome 8, ASM2253959v1, whole genome shotgun sequence contains the following coding sequences:
- the ccdc135 gene encoding dynein regulatory complex subunit 7 yields the protein METTLESDSEERVRHEEIQQRKEEEEASPELTQLQHLPDSYRTNSRSEIQLLAIADNFQRQYSHLFPDRKPLLLCPLNECGMKKFVSTTLRPTTMVHHELVTWQGCASFVANFLTLELLEPPVDPPRHMFSSTTVLKRQRATCFEFSTLLCSLLLGSNYDAYCVSGYAVKEMCLLDQSLQKCPLLDTEAKSVISERQQPENKYAVKPLRELESRFLTQQEKKKQEAEAALLQKQKLQEESEQRPADPLRGLRVHCWVLVLAGSQRVQQNFFIDPLTGNSYPTNSDNFLGIESVWNNLNYYVNMQDCSNGCAEMMFDLEDLKMWEPVLYSATSKKQLILAVQKTQERSLMGKSTTEEEEQPRVFEMPRSWVSYINITEQDLETRWPGGKKVIRYRKAKLERFAPGLSPDGLVTRLTTYKDLDCTKVAMVKEWYQDRNDYLEEREINKGDNSTTERFKRKTTFHLLLLRCRSLTTGTEQEMEFSNARSDELVRRRLTPHEMIEMFEGRNDFLYYRHVFFSQPVELSDLQDNKPLPINRIVERFHRNKSKPANNDVAHRIFLVAQRQIEVTYHLIDHRFIPSRRTFNVPMKQNFTADMVCTFQVDLSEKPLRTLALYDMLVALKKDKKDVARQIRKSVEEVKYILACREQDEKNIELQTVTAQAIRQRQKMACLAAEDERRLQEQKKDVLAPFLIPLDKEDDLSPEDAEKIYQDCLAEMRNRQVMQANLIQKRYEKETQALQMKQQWYQENQLKLTKQEKDNYQAYCSEKTLQISVIQKRLSKCKEAADEKYRAFDRNLQQDPRLAPHLHACRFVNKSAPPSTASEQSNI from the exons ATGGAGACTACACTGGAATCAGACAGTGAGGAGAGAGTCAGACATGAGGAGATCcagcagaggaaggaggaggaggaggccagcCCAGAGCTGACACAGCTGCAACATCT CCCTGATTCCTACAGGACAAACTCTCGCAGCGAGATTCAGCTGTTGGCCATCGCTGACAACTTCCAGCGTCAGTACTCACACTTATTTCCTGACCGCAAACCGCTGCTGCTCTGCCCTCTCAATGAGTGTGGCATGAAG AAATTTGTGTCGACGACACTGCGCCCCACGACTATGGTCCACCATGAGCTTGTGACCTGGCAGGGCTGTGCCTCCTTTGTGGCCAACTTCCTGACCCTGGAGCTTTTGGAGCCGCCTGTGGATCCG CCCCGGCACATGTTCTCCTCCACCACGGTGCTAAAAAGACAGAGGGCTACCTGTTTTGAATTCTCTACCCTGCTGTGCAGCCTGCTGCTGGGCAGCAATTACGACGCCTACTGTGTCAGTGGCTACGCTGTCAAAGAGATGTGTCTGCTGGATCAGAGCCTGCAGAAGTGCCCCCTGCTGGACACTGAGGCAAAG AGTGTGATCTCTGAGCGGCAGCAACCTGAGAATAAGTACGCAGTGAAGCCCCTGAGGGAACTGGAGAGTCGCTTTTTGACCCAgcaagagaaaaagaagcaggaGGCTGAAGCTGCGTTGCTTCAGAAACAGAAACTACAGGAG GAGAGCGAGCAGCGACCTGCCGATCCTCTGCGAGGACTGCGGGTGCACTGCTGGGTGCTGGTGCTGGCGGGGAGTCAGAGAGTCCAGCAGAACTTCTTTATTGACCCTCTGACTGGGAACAGCTACCCCACCAACAGTGACAACTTCCTGGGCATTGAGAGTGTGTGGAACAACCTCAACTACTATGTCAACATGCAGGACTGCAGTAATGGCTGCGCT GAGATGATGTTTGACCTGGAGGATTTAAAGATGTGGGAACCAGTGTTGTACAGTGCAACCAGCAAAAAGCAGCTGATTCTCGCCGTGCAGAAGACACAAGAGAGGAGCCTGATGGGCAAAAGCACCACTGAG GAGGAGGAACAGCCCAGAGTTTTTGAGATGCCGAGATCCTGGGTTAGTTACATCAATATCACAGAACAAG ACCTGGAGACCCGCTGGCCTGGAGGGAAGAAGGTGATCCGCTACAGGAAAGCAAAGCTGGAAAGGTTTGCACCAGGTCTGAGTCCCGATGGCCTCGTCACACGACTGACCACATACAAAGACCTGGACT GCACCAAGGTCGCCATGGTGAAGGAGTGGTATCAAGACAGAAACGACTacctggaggagagagagatcaACAAGGGCGACAACTCCACGACAGAACGCTTCAAACGTAAAACAACATTCCACCTTCTAC TCCTCAGGTGCAGATCCCTGACCACTGGCACCGAGCAAGAGATGGAGTTCAGCAACGCTCGCTCTGATGAACTGGTGCGAAGGAGGCTGACACCACATGAAATGATTGAGATGTTCGAGGGCCGGAACGACTTCCTTTACTACCGACACGTCTTCTTCAGTCAGCCTGTTGAGCTTTCAGACCTTCAAGATAACAAACCTCTTCCTATAAAC aGAATTGTGGAGCGTTTCCACAGGAACAAATCCAAACCTGCCAACAACGATGTGGCCCACCGAATCTTCCTGGTGGCACAGAGACAGATTGAGGTGACCTACCACTTAATAGATCACAGGTTTATCCCTTCAAGGAGGACCTTCAACGTACCGATGAAGCAGAACTTCACAGCTGATATGGTCTGCACCTTCCAG GTCGATTTATCTGAGAAGCCCCTGAGGACGCTGGCTCTGTATGACATGCTGGTGGCCCTGAAGAAGGACAAGAAGGATGTGGCTAGACAAATCAGAAAGTCAGTGGAAGAG GTGAAATACATTCTGGCCTGCAGAGAGCAGGATGAGAAAAATATTGAACTGCAGACGGTAACTGCTCAGGCCATCaggcagagacaaaaaatg GCGTGTCTGGCTGCAGAGGATGAGAGGCGGCTGCAGGAGCAGAAGAAGGATGTCCTGGCTCCCTTCCTCATCCCACTTGACAAAGAGGACGATCTGAGTCCTGAGGATGCCGAGAAGATCTACCAGGACTGTCTGGCTGAGATGAGAAACAGACAAGTGATGCAGGCCAACCTCATTCAGAAACGCTATGAAAAG GAAACACAGGCGCTGCAGATGAAACAGCAGTGGTACCAGGAGAACCAGcttaaactgacaaaacaagaaaaggacaATTACCAGGCCTACTGCTCTGAGAAAACACTCCAAATATCTGTCATCCAGAAACGGCTCAGCAA ATGCAAGGAAGCAGCTGATGAGAAATACAGGGCTTTTGATCGGAACCTACAGCAGGACCCTCGACTCGCTCCTCACCTGCACGCCTGTCGCTTTGTTAATAAGAGTGCACCACCCAGCACAGCATCTGAACAGTCAAACATctaa
- the LOC129349545 gene encoding snaclec purpureotin subunit beta-like: MTWTEAQSYCRAHHTDLASVRNMTENQKVVELIPSGQIAWIGLFRHLSWSDGQIYSFHYWENTTLDEAEKSCVFASFQHSGKWFTFSCDWNIPFICYSQSAQRHVMNVKLEVMEPNSNLDMDASVVREGILQQLKQKLDQGGNKHIRLSWSKGSDGKVFHKVKKETKKKRSPEGEL; the protein is encoded by the exons ATGACATGGACTGAGGCCCAGAGCTACTGCAGAGCTCATCACACAGACCTGGCCAGTGTgagaaacatgacagagaacCAGAAGGTGGTGGAGCTGATTCCTTCAGGACAAATTGCCTGGATTGGTCTTTTCAGACACTTGTCTTGGTCAGATGGACAGATCTACTCATTTCACTACTGGGAAAACACAACACTGGATGAAGCTGAAAAGAGCTGTGTGTTTGCCAGCTTTCAACACTCTGGAAAGTGGTTCACCTTTTCGTGCGATTGGAACATCCCATTTATTTGCTACAGTCAAT CTGCCCAAAGACATGTGATGAACGTAAAACTGGAAGTGATGGAACCCAACTCTAATCTGGACATGGATGCCTCTGTAGTGAGAGAAGGAATCCTGCAGCAG CTCAAACAGAAACTGGACCAAGGAGGGAACAAACACATCAGACTGAGCTGGAGCAAGGGGTCAGATGGAAAAGTCTTCCACAAGGTCAAGAAGGAaacgaagaagaagaggagccCTGAAGGAGAGCTTTAA